A genomic region of Porticoccaceae bacterium LTM1 contains the following coding sequences:
- a CDS encoding sulfurtransferase, with the protein MKSPLITAEQLITKPDNDVVVFDCRFSLADTQMGEQQYQQDHISGALYLHLDNDLSSTKAEHGGRHPLPSPEAFEALMRSCGVSETTHVVAYDDQRFAFASRLWWLMRYFGHDNVSILDGGYSAWKAAGGAIESSITHRSGQGNFVSKTHTDWVLGYENIKEQLNSERRTLIDSREAPRYQGLEEPIDPVAGHIPGAVNYPWQEVTGTDGKALSPANLQHRWADLPQDKELVIYCGSGVTACVNLLSLAIIGVENAKLYAGSWSDWCSYPSSPIKKL; encoded by the coding sequence TAATGATGTCGTCGTTTTCGACTGCCGGTTTTCGCTGGCGGATACTCAGATGGGTGAACAGCAGTATCAGCAAGACCATATCTCCGGGGCGCTCTACCTACATCTGGACAATGACCTTTCCAGCACCAAAGCCGAGCACGGTGGCCGTCACCCCCTTCCTTCACCAGAAGCATTTGAGGCTTTGATGAGATCCTGCGGGGTCAGCGAAACCACCCATGTTGTTGCCTACGATGACCAGCGTTTTGCCTTTGCCTCCAGGCTCTGGTGGCTGATGCGCTATTTCGGCCATGACAATGTATCCATACTTGATGGCGGCTATAGCGCCTGGAAAGCTGCTGGTGGCGCTATTGAATCAAGTATCACCCATCGTTCAGGCCAAGGTAATTTTGTAAGTAAAACGCATACAGACTGGGTACTGGGCTATGAAAACATCAAGGAGCAGTTAAACAGCGAGCGGCGCACGTTGATTGATTCCAGGGAAGCACCTCGCTACCAGGGACTTGAAGAGCCAATTGATCCGGTAGCGGGCCATATACCTGGTGCAGTGAACTACCCCTGGCAGGAGGTAACCGGTACCGATGGGAAGGCGCTCTCCCCTGCAAACCTTCAGCACCGCTGGGCAGATTTACCCCAGGATAAGGAGTTGGTGATCTACTGCGGCTCTGGCGTTACTGCGTGTGTGAATTTACTGTCGCTTGCGATAATCGGCGTAGAAAATGCCAAACTCTACGCAGGCAGCTGGAGTGACTGGTGCAGCTATCCGTCATCTCCTATAAAAAAACTATAA
- a CDS encoding DUF3488 and transglutaminase-like domain-containing protein: MWLWLSQIAILAGLWSATPFWLIAIVAAVSVWRLQIYRGAWNYPSRLVRLLIVACFGAGMLFSFRHLAGLEPFTTLLLGALALKLLETHHRRDALVLVYVGYVAATLQLLFNQSIGAALYVFSCLVMITAALNSIYSASDVSLWKPLKRGASLLLQSLPLMLLLFLVMPRLPAFWTVPGQQSDTTGVSGEMSPGDMTRLGRNGAVAMRVSFEGDVPHARQLYWRGPILTDFDGRRWQQAEPYEFGDGRHVFWPDQKPPEWINKIKVQGEPLSYSVVLEPTQQIWLFALPFAVPSEHKVGLTREMRLVSRDRVTSKTRYEVKSWPQYQGFSNEINRYVRSLTLRLPKGYNPKTLELAQRWRSEVDTDLEYIGKVLDWFHREFTYTLEPPPLNRNRVDEFLWDTQRGFCEHFAGSFTVLMRAAGIPARVVTGYQGGEVHPDGYLLVHQYNAHAWAEVWLAGRGWVRVDPTAAVAPERIELGFEHFFDGSDAFSGDTPFSLSRFRHIGWLNGLRLQLDSINYYWANWVLGYERQQQSLLERLLGGAEHWRIGSFLVGAGILIVIVLALPLFLSRRSRHHRDLADRIFAKLCRKLAKSGIERQPGEGPRSYRTRLELSDDARAKQAARLVGLYERIRYADDTSHLNYFMAGVRSL; encoded by the coding sequence ATGTGGCTGTGGCTGAGTCAAATCGCCATACTGGCGGGCTTGTGGTCGGCGACACCTTTTTGGCTTATAGCGATAGTCGCAGCTGTTTCAGTCTGGCGGCTCCAGATTTATCGAGGTGCATGGAATTACCCGTCACGTCTTGTGAGATTGCTTATAGTGGCCTGTTTTGGGGCTGGAATGTTATTCAGCTTTCGACACCTTGCCGGACTTGAACCATTTACCACTCTGTTACTAGGCGCACTGGCGCTTAAATTACTGGAAACCCATCACCGCCGGGATGCTCTCGTTCTGGTTTATGTCGGTTATGTTGCGGCCACCCTGCAACTTCTCTTCAACCAGTCTATAGGTGCTGCACTCTATGTGTTTAGCTGTCTGGTGATGATCACGGCGGCATTAAACAGTATCTATTCTGCGTCAGACGTTTCGTTGTGGAAGCCTTTAAAGCGTGGGGCATCATTGCTGCTGCAGTCACTTCCCCTGATGCTGTTGTTGTTTCTGGTAATGCCTCGACTGCCGGCATTCTGGACTGTACCAGGGCAACAGTCAGATACAACAGGTGTGAGCGGTGAAATGTCTCCGGGTGATATGACTCGACTGGGACGAAACGGCGCGGTGGCAATGCGGGTGAGCTTTGAAGGCGATGTACCACATGCAAGGCAGCTGTATTGGCGTGGACCCATTCTCACCGACTTTGATGGACGTCGCTGGCAGCAGGCGGAACCTTATGAGTTTGGTGATGGCCGCCATGTATTTTGGCCTGACCAGAAGCCACCCGAGTGGATTAACAAAATTAAGGTACAGGGCGAGCCACTTTCCTACAGCGTTGTTCTGGAGCCAACCCAACAAATCTGGCTGTTCGCGCTACCATTTGCAGTTCCCAGTGAACATAAAGTGGGTTTGACTCGTGAAATGCGGTTGGTCAGTCGTGATCGGGTAACCAGCAAAACGCGCTATGAGGTTAAATCCTGGCCTCAATACCAAGGCTTTTCCAACGAGATAAATCGATATGTGCGCAGCCTTACACTGAGGCTGCCGAAGGGTTATAACCCCAAAACCCTGGAGCTGGCGCAGCGCTGGCGCTCAGAGGTTGATACTGACCTTGAGTATATCGGGAAAGTCCTCGACTGGTTTCATCGCGAATTTACTTACACATTGGAACCCCCACCCCTGAACCGCAATCGTGTTGATGAATTTCTCTGGGATACCCAGCGCGGTTTTTGCGAACATTTTGCCGGAAGTTTCACCGTTTTGATGAGGGCAGCTGGTATTCCTGCAAGGGTGGTTACCGGTTATCAGGGTGGGGAAGTTCATCCGGATGGGTACCTGCTGGTTCACCAGTACAACGCCCATGCCTGGGCAGAGGTATGGCTTGCCGGCAGGGGATGGGTTCGAGTAGATCCAACAGCGGCTGTTGCCCCGGAGCGAATTGAGTTGGGGTTTGAGCACTTTTTTGATGGCAGTGATGCCTTTTCAGGGGATACGCCGTTTTCTCTAAGTCGCTTTCGCCATATTGGCTGGCTCAACGGATTACGACTGCAACTGGATTCCATCAACTATTACTGGGCCAATTGGGTTCTTGGCTATGAGCGTCAACAGCAGTCGCTGCTGGAGCGATTGCTGGGAGGAGCAGAGCATTGGCGTATAGGCAGCTTTCTGGTGGGAGCGGGAATTCTGATTGTTATAGTTTTGGCTTTGCCACTGTTTCTCAGTCGACGATCAAGACACCACCGAGACCTGGCAGATCGTATCTTTGCCAAATTGTGTCGAAAGTTAGCAAAATCAGGGATTGAGCGACAGCCAGGCGAAGGTCCAAGGAGTTATCGGACACGCCTGGAACTCTCTGATGATGCCAGGGCCAAGCAGGCTGCACGTTTAGTGGGTTTGTATGAGCGAATACGCTATGCAGACGATACTAGTCACCTGAATTACTTTATGGCCGGAGTGCGGTCATTATAG
- a CDS encoding DUF58 domain-containing protein yields MPTARRIRLDQNKLFVFPSGAGFAYLFVLVVLWLLATNYQNNLVFGVAVLLSSMFITAILHSYANLAGLELQFSGAEPVFAGQNALFDILISHNGKRPRHNIRLSFKGGPVEVESLELEPKKNIFVSAYTSRRGLFKPGRVRVESVYPLGLLRVWTYLDLDCQALVYPKPIFSSVNHNQHAPADDGRLINGNGSDDFIGLKTYEKGEPLQQVAWKQYASERGLFSKQYGDAVDEQCWLDWDAFAGQGTEQRLSRLCGQALELAKRPADYGLKLPSVEITPSRGESHLHQILTALALFQEGDSR; encoded by the coding sequence GTGCCAACTGCAAGGCGCATCCGGCTTGACCAGAACAAGTTGTTTGTTTTCCCTTCCGGTGCCGGATTTGCCTATCTTTTTGTCTTGGTTGTACTCTGGTTGTTAGCGACTAACTACCAGAATAACCTCGTGTTTGGTGTTGCTGTTTTACTCAGTAGTATGTTCATTACAGCGATATTACACAGTTACGCCAATCTTGCCGGCCTCGAGCTACAATTCTCCGGCGCTGAGCCGGTATTTGCAGGCCAAAATGCTCTCTTTGATATTTTAATTTCTCACAATGGAAAGCGTCCCCGGCACAATATTCGATTGAGCTTTAAAGGCGGGCCTGTAGAGGTAGAAAGCCTCGAGCTTGAACCCAAAAAAAATATATTCGTAAGCGCATATACAAGCCGCCGTGGCTTGTTTAAACCCGGACGAGTACGAGTAGAGAGTGTTTACCCGTTGGGTCTGTTGCGGGTGTGGACCTATCTTGATCTGGATTGTCAGGCATTGGTGTACCCAAAACCTATCTTCTCATCTGTTAATCACAATCAACACGCCCCGGCGGATGATGGACGGCTGATAAATGGTAATGGCAGTGATGACTTTATCGGCCTGAAAACTTATGAGAAGGGTGAGCCACTTCAGCAAGTGGCCTGGAAGCAATACGCCAGTGAAAGAGGGTTATTCAGTAAACAATACGGCGACGCAGTTGACGAGCAGTGCTGGCTTGATTGGGATGCGTTTGCCGGGCAGGGAACTGAGCAGCGGTTGTCCAGGCTATGTGGGCAAGCTTTGGAATTGGCTAAGCGCCCTGCGGATTATGGTTTGAAATTACCGAGTGTTGAGATTACTCCCAGTCGTGGAGAAAGTCACTTGCATCAAATCCTGACAGCACTAGCGTTGTTTCAGGAAGGGGATTCAAGGTGA
- a CDS encoding MoxR family ATPase, translating into MKKVADQIVDAISQVLVGKEQQIRLALACLVARGHLLIEDLPGMGKTTLAHALAQALGLSYSRVQFTSDLLPADILGVSVFDKQTGQFNFHQGPIFNQVILADEINRSTPKTQSALLEAMAEGQVSIEGETRPLPQPFFVIATQNPFHQSGTFPLPESQLDRFLMRISLGYPDLKAERQLLSGTDPRELLRGLKAVVSADQLEQMQGSIKAVKVSDSLLDYLQRLIHYTRSDASLEIGISPRGALGALNCAKAWALLEDRHYVIPEDLQQVLPAVWGHRLMGRGDAGSLPGERLVTQMLNTVDIIE; encoded by the coding sequence ATGAAAAAAGTCGCTGACCAGATTGTCGATGCCATCAGCCAGGTACTGGTGGGTAAAGAGCAGCAGATTCGATTGGCATTAGCCTGTCTGGTGGCTCGTGGCCATTTGTTGATCGAAGACCTGCCCGGAATGGGGAAAACCACGCTGGCTCATGCGCTGGCTCAGGCATTGGGCCTCAGTTATAGCCGTGTGCAGTTTACCAGTGACCTGCTGCCTGCCGACATTCTGGGTGTCTCGGTCTTTGACAAGCAGACAGGTCAGTTCAATTTCCATCAGGGGCCTATCTTTAACCAAGTGATCCTCGCTGATGAAATCAACCGCAGTACGCCAAAGACCCAAAGTGCCTTGCTGGAAGCGATGGCTGAAGGGCAGGTGTCCATTGAAGGCGAAACACGGCCACTGCCACAGCCATTTTTTGTTATTGCCACACAAAACCCTTTTCATCAGTCGGGTACCTTTCCTCTGCCGGAGTCGCAGCTGGATCGTTTTTTGATGAGAATATCCCTGGGTTATCCGGATCTAAAAGCGGAACGACAGCTACTCTCTGGCACTGATCCCAGGGAGCTGCTTAGAGGGCTCAAGGCGGTGGTATCTGCTGATCAACTGGAGCAGATGCAAGGGAGTATCAAAGCGGTGAAAGTATCGGACAGCTTGCTTGATTACCTGCAGAGGCTGATTCATTACACCCGTTCAGACGCGAGCCTGGAGATTGGGATTTCCCCGCGTGGAGCGCTGGGTGCATTGAATTGCGCGAAGGCTTGGGCGCTTCTCGAAGATCGCCACTATGTGATTCCAGAAGACCTTCAGCAGGTACTGCCGGCTGTCTGGGGGCACCGATTGATGGGGCGCGGTGACGCCGGATCACTTCCTGGCGAGCGGCTGGTGACACAGATGCTGAATACCGTCGATATTATCGAATGA
- a CDS encoding methyltransferase: METLTTPFGSLALARYPRRKRETLRAWDAADEYLLEHIQQEDLLTSTRRILILNDTFGALAVSLCKGSNKEIASVSDSWLAHQGCKANLAGNNLDAEAVSLHSSLDWPEGAFDLVLIKVPKTSSLLEDQLYRLREHLDSKSVVLAAGMAKGIHTSTLKQFEQLIGETRTSLAKKKARLIFVEPDLSKNVDKENPYPISYFLDGYDFQIHNHANVFSREKLDIGTRFFLEHIPGIDEPRQIIDLGCGNGLVGIVAARKNPSSTITFVDESFMAVESAKLNFESSFPNRNANFQVTDCLAGIAPDSADLILNNPPFHQQHAVGDHIAMQMFEESKKVLKQHGELWVIGNRHLGYHVKLKRLFGNCQTVASNPKFVILKAFKR; the protein is encoded by the coding sequence ATGGAAACACTCACCACCCCATTTGGTAGTCTGGCGTTGGCTCGTTACCCTCGGCGAAAGCGTGAAACTCTTCGTGCCTGGGATGCCGCCGACGAGTATTTGCTGGAACATATCCAGCAGGAAGATCTGCTGACCTCAACCAGGCGAATACTGATTCTCAATGACACTTTTGGCGCTTTGGCAGTTAGCTTGTGTAAAGGCTCTAATAAAGAAATCGCGTCAGTCAGTGACTCATGGCTTGCTCATCAGGGCTGCAAAGCCAACCTTGCAGGGAACAATCTCGACGCTGAAGCCGTGTCACTCCACTCAAGCCTCGATTGGCCTGAGGGGGCATTTGACCTTGTGTTGATCAAAGTGCCCAAGACATCGTCACTACTGGAAGACCAGCTTTATCGTCTTAGGGAACATCTCGATAGCAAAAGTGTGGTTTTGGCAGCTGGCATGGCCAAAGGAATACACACCTCCACCCTGAAACAGTTTGAACAATTAATAGGTGAAACCCGCACCTCACTCGCCAAAAAGAAAGCCCGGCTGATTTTTGTTGAGCCCGATTTATCGAAAAATGTCGACAAAGAAAACCCCTACCCGATCAGCTATTTCCTGGATGGTTATGACTTTCAAATTCACAACCACGCCAATGTTTTCTCAAGGGAAAAGCTCGATATCGGCACTCGTTTTTTCCTTGAGCATATTCCGGGTATTGATGAGCCCAGACAAATAATTGATCTGGGTTGCGGGAATGGATTGGTTGGCATAGTCGCCGCCCGCAAGAACCCTTCGTCGACCATCACATTTGTCGATGAGTCATTTATGGCGGTAGAGTCAGCAAAGCTGAATTTTGAAAGCTCTTTCCCTAATCGAAATGCAAATTTCCAGGTAACTGACTGCCTGGCGGGGATTGCACCGGATAGTGCAGATCTTATTCTCAACAACCCGCCCTTCCACCAGCAGCATGCCGTGGGCGATCACATTGCAATGCAAATGTTTGAAGAGTCGAAAAAGGTGTTAAAGCAGCATGGCGAGCTATGGGTAATTGGCAACCGTCACTTGGGCTACCACGTAAAATTGAAACGCCTGTTTGGAAATTGCCAGACTGTCGCGAGCAATCCTAAATTTGTGATTTTGAAAGCATTTAAGCGTTAG
- a CDS encoding O-succinylhomoserine sulfhydrylase, whose protein sequence is MSDSKDKSALENAGLDTLAIRSGISRSHEHEHSEALFLTSSFTFNNAEEMAKTFADERVGNVYSRYTNPTVRAFEQRIAAMEGAEQGVGTASGMAAIMTTFMALLNAGDHLVCSKDVFGSTTAMLTKHLCRFGLEVTFVSLSNLDEWRAAIKPNTKMLFMETPSNPRAEVGDIRALADLAHSIDALLVVDNCFCTPALQKPLELGADIVIHSATKYIDGQGRALGGAVVGRNEEMGSIRAFIRACGPSMSPFNAWVFLKGLETLRLRVEAHSANALELARWLKQHPKVTKVYYAGLEDHPGHALAKAQQRAFGGVVAFEIDGGRQQAWKLIDSVQLLSLTANLGDAKTTIVHPATTTHGSLTDEQRANAGIKDSLIRVAVGLEDIEDIKADLQRGFAAIS, encoded by the coding sequence ATGTCGGACAGCAAAGATAAATCAGCGCTAGAGAACGCTGGCCTGGATACTCTGGCCATTCGCTCGGGAATCTCACGCTCACACGAGCATGAACATTCCGAAGCACTGTTTTTGACTTCCAGCTTCACGTTTAACAACGCTGAAGAGATGGCAAAAACCTTTGCTGATGAGCGTGTGGGCAACGTATACAGTCGCTACACCAACCCTACAGTTCGTGCCTTTGAGCAGCGTATTGCGGCGATGGAAGGTGCAGAGCAGGGCGTTGGTACGGCTTCTGGTATGGCAGCCATAATGACTACCTTTATGGCGTTGCTGAATGCTGGTGATCATCTGGTTTGTTCCAAGGATGTATTTGGTTCAACCACTGCGATGCTCACCAAGCATCTTTGTCGGTTTGGCCTGGAAGTTACCTTTGTGTCACTCAGCAATCTCGATGAGTGGCGTGCGGCCATTAAGCCAAATACCAAAATGCTGTTTATGGAAACCCCGTCAAATCCTCGTGCCGAAGTGGGTGATATTCGTGCGCTTGCGGATTTGGCTCATAGCATAGATGCACTTTTGGTTGTCGATAACTGCTTCTGTACTCCGGCATTGCAAAAACCGTTGGAGCTTGGGGCTGATATTGTTATTCACTCGGCCACCAAGTATATCGACGGACAGGGTCGAGCATTGGGCGGCGCAGTGGTTGGTCGCAACGAGGAGATGGGCAGTATTCGGGCATTTATTAGAGCATGTGGCCCATCCATGAGTCCGTTTAATGCCTGGGTGTTCCTGAAAGGTTTGGAAACCTTGCGGCTTCGGGTTGAAGCGCACAGTGCCAACGCTCTTGAGCTTGCCCGTTGGTTAAAACAGCATCCAAAAGTCACCAAGGTTTATTACGCCGGATTGGAGGATCACCCGGGCCACGCATTGGCGAAAGCCCAGCAACGTGCTTTTGGTGGTGTTGTCGCGTTTGAAATTGATGGTGGTAGGCAGCAGGCCTGGAAGCTGATTGACAGCGTTCAATTACTGTCACTGACTGCCAACCTTGGTGATGCAAAAACCACGATCGTTCATCCTGCCACAACCACTCACGGCAGCCTGACCGATGAACAGCGCGCCAACGCGGGAATCAAGGATAGTTTGATTCGTGTGGCGGTAGGCCTTGAGGATATTGAAGATATCAAGGCTGACTTGCAACGTGGTTTTGCGGCTATAAGTTAA